A window of Hymenobacter aerilatus contains these coding sequences:
- a CDS encoding CBS domain-containing protein yields the protein MLSMTAEDLLNQMIPPLKVSDTAGKAAKWLEEFHVSQLPVLDGRHYIGLVTDSDVTNYEHPAHQLAVLPLGYATAYVQRHQHFYNIMEAAVQHKIQLVPVLNDQREYLGVVTISDVLAAFGQSLDVAGRGGILVLSMNERDYSLSQISRYVEENNAKILSAHVAQDEEDSYKIRLTLKLNTPQIQRIVATLERFGFVITAQFSGAEDTVPEDQERYDALLKYLSL from the coding sequence ATGCTTTCGATGACAGCCGAAGACTTACTAAATCAAATGATTCCGCCGCTCAAGGTGTCGGATACCGCTGGGAAAGCCGCCAAGTGGTTGGAAGAATTCCATGTGAGCCAGCTGCCCGTTTTGGATGGCCGCCACTATATAGGCTTGGTAACCGACAGCGACGTAACCAATTACGAGCATCCTGCACATCAGCTGGCTGTCCTACCCTTGGGCTATGCTACCGCCTACGTGCAGCGCCACCAGCATTTCTATAATATCATGGAAGCAGCCGTACAACATAAGATTCAACTCGTGCCCGTGCTCAACGACCAGCGCGAGTACCTAGGCGTTGTCACCATTAGTGATGTGCTGGCCGCCTTCGGGCAAAGCCTCGATGTAGCTGGGCGCGGCGGTATTCTGGTGCTGTCGATGAATGAGCGCGACTACTCCTTGTCGCAGATCAGTCGCTATGTAGAGGAAAACAACGCCAAAATTCTCAGCGCCCACGTGGCGCAGGATGAAGAGGATAGCTACAAGATTCGGCTTACGCTGAAGCTCAATACGCCCCAGATTCAACGCATCGTGGCTACGCTTGAGCGGTTTGGCTTTGTGATTACAGCGCAGTTCAGCGGGGCCGAAGACACAGTGCCGGAAGACCAAGAGCGCTACGATGCGCTGTTGAAATATTTGAGCTTGTAG